One Vibrio taketomensis DNA window includes the following coding sequences:
- the cobT gene encoding nicotinate-nucleotide--dimethylbenzimidazole phosphoribosyltransferase — protein sequence MLDKKYSDVIWHRINQKTKPLGALGKLEYVAHKLALIQSQNKSDAVTKIEIKKPMVIVFAGDHGIAREGVSIAPQEVTQQMVHNFLAGGAAINCFCRVNNVDIKVVDAGILQPIKSDSKQLVVQRLGTSTENFAHKAAMTNEQLEQGLQYGEQVVEQSIKAGVDLLMFGEMGIGNTSSASAILAAISRRSVEKCVGLGTGINDLQLRKKRQLVQLGVNRCRGLNAKEILRQVGGFEITQMVGAFLAAAKYNTPVIVDGFIATAAAYVAVAIEPSCREYMIFAHQSHESGHKFMLQELAATPLFDLSLRLGEGTGAVLAVPFIHASIEFYNNMASFEAAGVDM from the coding sequence ATGTTAGACAAAAAATACTCAGATGTAATTTGGCATCGTATCAATCAAAAAACCAAACCGTTAGGTGCTCTGGGCAAACTTGAATATGTAGCGCACAAATTGGCATTGATTCAGAGTCAAAATAAGAGTGACGCTGTCACTAAAATTGAAATCAAAAAACCAATGGTCATCGTATTTGCTGGTGACCATGGTATTGCTCGAGAGGGCGTAAGTATTGCACCGCAAGAAGTTACCCAGCAAATGGTACATAACTTCCTTGCTGGAGGTGCCGCGATTAACTGTTTTTGCCGCGTAAACAATGTTGATATTAAAGTGGTCGATGCGGGTATCTTGCAACCAATAAAAAGTGATTCAAAGCAGCTGGTTGTGCAGCGCTTGGGTACTTCGACAGAGAACTTCGCTCACAAAGCAGCGATGACAAATGAGCAACTAGAACAAGGCTTGCAATATGGTGAACAAGTTGTTGAGCAGAGCATAAAGGCAGGTGTCGATTTATTGATGTTCGGTGAAATGGGCATTGGTAACACCAGCAGTGCGTCGGCGATCCTAGCCGCGATTTCTCGTCGTAGTGTCGAAAAATGCGTCGGATTAGGCACAGGGATTAATGATTTGCAATTACGCAAAAAACGCCAACTGGTTCAACTTGGTGTGAATCGTTGTCGCGGACTCAATGCCAAAGAAATACTGCGCCAAGTCGGTGGCTTTGAGATTACACAAATGGTCGGTGCTTTTCTCGCTGCCGCAAAATATAATACGCCAGTAATCGTGGATGGCTTTATCGCAACGGCAGCTGCATACGTTGCAGTGGCGATAGAACCAAGTTGTCGTGAGTATATGATTTTTGCACATCAATCTCACGAGTCTGGGCACAAATTCATGTTACAAGAACTCGCGGCAACGCCGCTTTTTGATCTTTCTTTGCGTTTGGGTGAAGGGACTGGCGCAGTGCTGGCCGTTCCATTTATTCACGCATCCATTGAGTTTTACAATAATATGGCAAGTTTTGAAGCCGCAGGAGTGGATATGTAA
- a CDS encoding adenosylcobinamide-GDP ribazoletransferase, with the protein MRKSAHYQLELFFLALGFFSRLPIPQNTPYSEERMNQAGRYFGLVGVVLGSLCALVLTGLTLVLPANIAVFLMMVFSLLLTGAFHEDGLTDMADGIGGGMTLERRLTIMKDSRIGTYGAATLIMALLGKFLLLNELASSTMIISMLVVAYTLSRSVAATLIYDMPYVSDLDSSKSKPLANRQSSLDLSVLIATAVLVTLLLPLGLAVSLLLTAVAFRMMFKSWLLKRLGGFTGDCLGAAQQLVELISYVIMLIWITHSL; encoded by the coding sequence ATGCGTAAGTCTGCGCACTATCAACTCGAACTGTTTTTTTTAGCTTTAGGTTTTTTTTCTCGATTACCGATCCCACAAAATACGCCATACAGTGAAGAACGAATGAACCAAGCCGGACGATATTTCGGCTTGGTAGGTGTCGTTCTGGGTTCTCTCTGTGCGTTGGTATTGACCGGATTGACGTTGGTTTTACCGGCGAATATTGCCGTATTCCTAATGATGGTTTTTAGCTTGTTGCTTACCGGTGCGTTCCATGAAGATGGCTTAACGGATATGGCGGACGGTATTGGTGGCGGTATGACCTTAGAGCGCCGGCTCACTATCATGAAAGACAGCCGTATCGGTACCTATGGTGCAGCTACGTTAATCATGGCTTTACTTGGTAAGTTTTTATTACTTAATGAGTTAGCGTCTTCAACGATGATCATATCGATGCTGGTGGTTGCCTACACATTAAGTCGGTCGGTAGCCGCAACGCTTATTTATGACATGCCTTATGTCAGCGATCTTGACTCAAGTAAGAGCAAACCATTAGCAAATCGTCAGTCCAGCCTGGATTTATCGGTGTTAATTGCAACGGCGGTATTAGTCACCTTATTGTTGCCACTCGGGTTAGCGGTGAGCTTGCTGTTGACGGCTGTGGCGTTTCGCATGATGTTTAAGTCTTGGCTTCTTAAGCGCCTTGGCGGTTTTACCGGGGATTGCTTAGGGGCTGCGCAGCAATTAGTTGAACTAATAAGCTATGTCATTATGTTAATTTGGATTACCCATTCTTTATGA
- a CDS encoding NAD(P)H-binding protein codes for MEEQVVIVAGATGLIGNQLIQQMLNERAIDKIYALSRSPLNFESLKLETILDPRLRVLEWNAQKPKPTKGYICLGTTKKQAGSNQALEDIDFQLVCEVANSMKLLGVKHLCVVSSYGANARSRSHYLRCKGRMESALEKMQFEHITFMRPGPLSGQRIIPRKDEVIVQAILKIVRPLMLGPLARLIPIPADMVATAMLYASFDSNAETLQIFDSVDMRNLLKKYQ; via the coding sequence GTGGAAGAACAAGTCGTTATCGTCGCAGGTGCTACCGGGCTTATTGGCAACCAACTGATTCAGCAAATGCTAAATGAAAGAGCCATCGATAAAATATACGCCCTTTCTCGCTCTCCACTAAATTTCGAGTCCCTAAAGCTTGAAACCATACTTGACCCTCGCCTGCGCGTGCTTGAATGGAACGCACAAAAGCCTAAACCTACGAAAGGTTACATCTGTTTAGGCACCACCAAAAAACAGGCTGGATCAAATCAAGCCTTAGAAGACATCGACTTTCAACTTGTGTGCGAAGTGGCCAACAGCATGAAACTGCTCGGCGTTAAACATCTCTGTGTTGTTTCTAGTTACGGCGCCAACGCTCGTTCTCGCTCTCATTATCTTCGCTGCAAAGGGCGTATGGAATCTGCGTTAGAAAAAATGCAATTCGAACACATCACTTTTATGCGCCCCGGTCCGTTATCGGGCCAACGCATCATTCCTCGAAAAGACGAAGTTATCGTTCAAGCGATCCTTAAAATTGTCCGTCCATTAATGTTAGGGCCATTAGCACGCTTAATACCTATCCCGGCTGACATGGTAGCAACGGCAATGCTTTATGCCTCTTTTGACTCTAATGCCGAGACACTGCAAATATTTGATAGTGTTGATATGAGAAATTTGCTCAAAAAGTATCAGTAA
- a CDS encoding histidine phosphatase family protein, with protein MQTFNIYLLRHGKVQGRPALYGHTDVSVDAQLQQLIYASLMASDIDFGQVVTSPLKRCADLALLLEQSVECYPVSINNEFKEMNFGVYDGVAFDQLTEQWPLLEKFWHHPQQNPLPQAEPLDEFYQRVIQGWRSLVEFTQHDTLVICHGGTIRMILAHLLGLDWSNPALFSVMQIANQSLTHIKMTVSDQRYLQVCSIGSPLKLV; from the coding sequence ATGCAAACTTTTAATATCTATCTGCTGCGTCATGGAAAAGTGCAAGGCCGACCCGCGCTATATGGACATACTGATGTGTCGGTAGATGCCCAATTACAGCAGCTTATCTATGCCAGCTTAATGGCAAGCGATATCGATTTTGGTCAAGTGGTGACATCGCCATTAAAGCGGTGCGCTGATCTCGCATTACTATTAGAGCAAAGTGTTGAGTGCTATCCAGTATCCATCAATAATGAATTTAAAGAGATGAATTTTGGCGTGTATGATGGTGTTGCTTTTGACCAGTTAACTGAGCAGTGGCCTTTGTTGGAAAAGTTCTGGCATCATCCACAACAAAACCCGTTGCCACAAGCAGAGCCGTTAGATGAGTTTTACCAACGAGTGATTCAAGGGTGGCGATCTTTGGTTGAATTCACTCAGCATGACACGCTTGTGATTTGTCATGGCGGCACGATTCGAATGATATTAGCGCATCTACTTGGATTAGATTGGTCTAATCCCGCGCTATTTTCAGTGATGCAAATTGCGAATCAGTCACTCACACATATCAAAATGACAGTTTCAGACCAGCGTTATTTGCAAGTGTGCAGCATCGGGTCACCATTAAAGCTCGTATAG
- a CDS encoding flavin reductase family protein: MHIDISTLAPSQVYHLLTQTIIPRPIAWVLTDSGESNYNLAPFSYFTAISSQPPLLMFSAGNKPDGELKDTVRNVLETGKMVIHIASVDLAEKVTQTSATLAHGISETELAQLELIDVEGMDLPRLAACPIAFHCSLYEVKEIGDAPQHLVFAEIDRVYIDPKVILPREERLQINALDINPLCRLGGSEYAILDKTFSVVRPK; this comes from the coding sequence ATGCATATTGATATTAGTACACTTGCTCCTTCCCAAGTGTACCATCTTCTTACTCAAACTATTATTCCGAGGCCTATTGCTTGGGTGTTAACGGACTCAGGTGAAAGTAATTACAACTTGGCGCCATTTTCGTATTTCACTGCGATTTCAAGTCAACCACCATTGCTGATGTTTTCTGCGGGAAACAAACCCGATGGGGAACTAAAAGATACGGTAAGGAATGTGTTAGAAACTGGTAAAATGGTGATTCACATTGCCAGTGTTGATTTGGCAGAAAAGGTAACGCAAACCTCAGCTACGCTTGCGCACGGCATCTCTGAGACTGAATTAGCTCAGCTTGAGTTAATTGATGTGGAAGGTATGGATTTACCACGCCTTGCTGCCTGTCCAATAGCGTTTCATTGTTCATTATATGAAGTGAAAGAGATTGGTGATGCGCCACAACACTTAGTGTTTGCAGAAATTGACCGTGTTTATATCGATCCTAAGGTCATCTTACCTCGGGAAGAGCGTCTCCAAATCAATGCACTAGATATCAATCCATTATGCCGCTTAGGCGGCTCAGAATATGCAATATTAGATAAAACCTTTTCTGTAGTAAGGCCGAAGTAA
- the btuC gene encoding vitamin B12 ABC transporter permease BtuC has translation MHFSQLLSRKSLRWQRTIAWILLALLVVSVLSLMVGEIFINPFSHFTALEEQLVMQLRFPRLLAAIVIGASLAVSGAVLQVLLGNVLAEPGVLGISGGASVMMVCLLFFLPALATPLGFMLAAVLGAMLFTLLLVSLTKVLRLSTTRLLLIGVALGILSGSIVTWAFYFSDDMSLRILMYWLMGSISSTSWYQHTLSIVAIPVLIWLCCQGKVLDKLMMGETHAQQLGLDVAAFRWKLILAASMLVGISVALGGVISFVGLVVPHLLRLALGSENRYLIPISALAGACLLVLADIIARTALSSAELPLGVVTTTIGAPIFVWMLVKNHDAR, from the coding sequence ATGCATTTCTCCCAACTTCTTAGCCGGAAAAGCTTGCGCTGGCAGCGAACGATAGCTTGGATATTGCTGGCGCTACTGGTGGTCAGCGTTTTATCGCTGATGGTAGGGGAGATTTTTATCAATCCTTTCTCTCACTTCACTGCTTTAGAAGAACAGTTGGTAATGCAACTGCGTTTTCCTCGCTTATTGGCAGCTATTGTTATTGGTGCTTCTCTGGCCGTGTCGGGTGCAGTTTTGCAAGTCTTACTCGGGAACGTATTAGCTGAACCCGGTGTACTCGGTATTTCCGGTGGTGCCAGTGTGATGATGGTGTGCTTGCTGTTTTTCTTACCAGCGCTAGCAACGCCACTTGGTTTTATGTTAGCCGCGGTGTTAGGTGCAATGTTGTTTACTCTATTGCTGGTCTCGCTAACGAAAGTGTTGCGTTTAAGTACAACAAGATTGCTCTTGATTGGTGTTGCTTTGGGTATTTTATCTGGCTCAATCGTTACTTGGGCATTTTACTTTAGCGATGACATGAGTCTGCGAATTTTGATGTATTGGTTAATGGGCAGCATCAGTAGTACCAGTTGGTATCAGCATACATTGTCTATCGTCGCGATTCCGGTACTCATTTGGTTGTGCTGCCAAGGCAAGGTGTTAGATAAATTGATGATGGGTGAGACTCATGCTCAACAACTTGGCCTTGATGTCGCAGCCTTTCGTTGGAAACTGATTTTAGCCGCTTCCATGCTGGTGGGTATTTCGGTGGCACTAGGTGGCGTGATCAGTTTTGTTGGCCTTGTCGTTCCGCATTTATTGAGGCTGGCTCTTGGCAGTGAGAATAGATACCTTATCCCAATCTCGGCCTTAGCTGGTGCCTGCTTGTTGGTGCTGGCTGATATTATTGCTCGCACGGCGCTAAGTTCTGCGGAGCTGCCACTCGGTGTCGTTACCACCACGATCGGTGCACCTATCTTTGTTTGGA
- a CDS encoding M3 family oligoendopeptidase, translating into MTTPSWDLSIAYQSLTDNKIEQDVALIQQCITVLNQHVDRREMVGVMQNAIQTKEAAGKLLATINTFAQCHASIDAANAEAKTLIGRLAKLSSQLMQAYTPYQDSLAFAPIEFIQQVLEHESGDVYGQAFSIACERRVADTKLSIAEEQLLAAMQVDGRDAWGRMYDNITGALQIDIGEGETLGFSQAASLLYGSEFEKQERVWRGIQSAMATHQESFAAILNALSGWRHTEYQKRSYQRQVHFLDASLHASHILPTTLDTMIETTKLNRHIGQKAGRLMAQVHGLSEMKPWNHLAGMPSLNDQGSSEISFEQAIELIKTAFAGVDQEMADFVDMMMENGWIDAKPTENRRLGAYCTKFAATRSPLVFMTWGGSRSDLLTLAHELGHAFHNWVMRDMPLCQTRYPMTLAETASIFAENIVRDYLLSKANTPEEKLEMLWEELSSAYALMINIPVRYEFEKAFYERRQQGELSAQQLCELMSQTWQEWYGDSMTEADPYFWASKLHFSISEISFYNYPYLFGYLFSIGVYAQRESKGENFYRDYVNLLRDTGSMMAEDVVERHLGMDLSQADFWQQSINMIDEKLSQFELLLSQNR; encoded by the coding sequence ATGACGACACCAAGTTGGGATTTATCCATTGCATATCAAAGCCTCACAGACAACAAAATCGAGCAAGATGTTGCATTGATTCAGCAATGTATCACGGTGTTAAATCAACACGTTGATCGTCGCGAGATGGTTGGGGTGATGCAAAATGCGATTCAAACTAAAGAAGCAGCAGGTAAGCTGTTGGCAACAATCAATACCTTTGCACAGTGTCATGCCTCAATCGATGCAGCTAATGCCGAAGCGAAAACCTTGATTGGGCGACTCGCAAAGCTGAGTTCTCAACTGATGCAAGCCTACACCCCATATCAAGATTCGCTCGCTTTTGCGCCAATTGAGTTTATTCAACAAGTACTCGAGCACGAAAGTGGTGACGTGTACGGCCAAGCATTTTCGATCGCATGTGAGCGACGTGTCGCGGATACCAAATTAAGTATTGCTGAAGAACAACTGTTGGCGGCAATGCAAGTTGATGGTCGTGATGCTTGGGGGCGAATGTATGACAACATTACCGGTGCATTGCAAATCGACATCGGTGAAGGTGAAACACTGGGCTTTTCACAAGCGGCTAGCTTGCTTTATGGCTCTGAGTTTGAAAAGCAAGAGCGCGTGTGGCGCGGCATTCAATCTGCAATGGCAACACATCAAGAGAGCTTTGCTGCAATCTTGAATGCTCTGTCAGGCTGGCGTCATACTGAGTATCAAAAGCGCTCTTACCAGAGACAGGTTCATTTTCTTGATGCGAGCTTGCATGCGAGCCATATTCTGCCGACCACACTCGATACCATGATTGAAACGACGAAGCTTAATCGACACATCGGGCAAAAGGCCGGTCGATTAATGGCGCAAGTTCATGGTCTATCAGAAATGAAACCGTGGAATCATCTAGCAGGTATGCCGAGTCTCAATGATCAAGGCAGTAGCGAAATCAGTTTTGAACAGGCGATTGAATTGATTAAAACTGCGTTTGCGGGTGTTGACCAAGAGATGGCGGATTTTGTCGATATGATGATGGAAAACGGTTGGATCGATGCGAAGCCAACTGAGAATCGTCGTCTGGGTGCATACTGCACTAAATTTGCTGCGACACGCTCACCGTTGGTGTTTATGACTTGGGGTGGCAGTCGTTCTGATTTATTAACGTTAGCGCATGAACTTGGCCACGCGTTCCATAACTGGGTGATGCGCGATATGCCGCTTTGTCAAACCCGCTACCCAATGACATTGGCTGAAACAGCGTCGATATTTGCTGAAAATATCGTGCGTGATTACTTATTGTCAAAAGCCAATACGCCAGAAGAAAAACTCGAAATGTTATGGGAGGAGTTGTCTTCCGCTTATGCATTGATGATTAATATTCCAGTTCGTTACGAGTTTGAAAAAGCCTTCTACGAACGTCGCCAACAAGGTGAATTATCGGCACAGCAACTCTGTGAATTAATGAGCCAAACCTGGCAAGAGTGGTATGGAGATTCAATGACGGAAGCTGATCCTTACTTCTGGGCCAGCAAGTTGCATTTCTCAATTTCTGAAATCAGTTTCTACAACTACCCATATTTGTTTGGATACTTGTTTAGCATTGGTGTTTATGCACAAAGAGAGTCGAAGGGGGAAAACTTCTATCGCGATTATGTCAATTTGCTCAGAGATACTGGCTCTATGATGGCGGAAGATGTAGTGGAACGCCATTTGGGTATGGATTTGTCTCAAGCTGACTTTTGGCAGCAAAGCATTAATATGATTGATGAAAAACTTTCACAATTTGAGCTGTTGCTCTCGCAGAACCGTTAA
- the cobU gene encoding bifunctional adenosylcobinamide kinase/adenosylcobinamide-phosphate guanylyltransferase has product MSLHLILGGARSGKSSFAESLVLSSPLSSRHYVATATKSDQEMQRRIEHHQARRDDSWRLHECPLDIDILLSNFTDQDIVLIDCLTLWMSNVIFENGQTATEEAINQRVERLIEALSLSQSDVILVSNEVGLGVVPMGEVSRLFVDHAGWMNQAIAKIADKVTFVAAGLPMQLKG; this is encoded by the coding sequence ATGAGCCTTCATTTAATTCTTGGCGGCGCTCGTTCTGGTAAATCCAGTTTTGCTGAATCGTTAGTGTTGAGTAGTCCTTTGTCATCACGTCATTATGTTGCGACAGCGACGAAGAGCGACCAAGAGATGCAAAGACGTATTGAGCACCATCAAGCTAGGCGCGACGATAGCTGGCGTCTGCACGAGTGCCCATTAGATATCGATATCTTGCTATCGAATTTTACCGATCAAGACATAGTATTAATTGACTGCTTAACACTTTGGATGAGTAATGTCATTTTCGAAAATGGCCAAACAGCAACTGAAGAGGCGATCAATCAGCGTGTTGAGCGCCTAATTGAAGCGCTATCGCTGAGCCAATCGGACGTTATTTTGGTTTCCAATGAAGTTGGGTTGGGCGTGGTGCCAATGGGGGAAGTGAGTCGGTTATTTGTTGATCACGCGGGTTGGATGAATCAAGCAATCGCGAAAATTGCTGACAAGGTGACGTTTGTCGCCGCTGGCTTACCGATGCAACTCAAAGGATAG